A part of Lacerta agilis isolate rLacAgi1 chromosome 7, rLacAgi1.pri, whole genome shotgun sequence genomic DNA contains:
- the ZADH2 gene encoding prostaglandin reductase 3 isoform X2, whose amino-acid sequence MRPGAFAEYTIVPAKEAIPVPSVKPEFLTLLVSGTTAYISLKELGELSDGKTVLVTAAAGGTGQFAVQLSKKAKCHVIGTCSSDEKSGFLKSIGCDHPINYKTENVADVLKKDYPKGVDVVYESVGGQMFDLAVSSLATKGRLIIIGFISGYQTRTGLQPGHVEMLPAKLLRKSASIRGFFLNHYLSEYQTALKHLIEMCENRELVCEVDLGDMSPEGKFAGLESVFHAIDYMYMGKNIGKIVVELPHSVNSKL is encoded by the coding sequence ATGAGGCCTGGTGCTTTTGCTGAATATACCATTGTTCCTGCCAAAGAAGCCATCCCGGTACCCTCTGTGAAACCTGAATTTCTTACACTACTGGTAAGTGGAACTACAGCATATATCAGCCTGAAGGAGCTTGGAGAACTGTCTGACGGGAAGACGGTTCTGGTGACAGCCGCAGCAGGAGGAACCGGTCAGTTTGCCGTGCAACTTTCCAAGAAGGCAAAATGCCATGTAATAGGAACATGCTCCAGTGATGAAAAATCTGGCTTTCTGAAATCCATAGGCTGTGACCACCCTATCAACTACAAAACTGAAAATGTTGCTGATGTCCTTAAGAAGGACTACCCGAAAGGTGTGGATGTGGTGTACGAATCTGTCGGCGGGCAGATGTTTGACTTGGCTGTCAGCTCCTTGGCTACCAAAGGGCGCCTGATAATTATTGGGTTTATCTCTGGCTACCAAACCCGTACTGGCCTTCAGCCTGGTCATGTGGAAATGTTGCCAGCAAAGCTGCTAAGGAAATCTGCCAGCATCCGGGGTTTCTTCTTAAACCATTACCTTTCTGAATACCAAACGGCTTTGAAACACTTGATCGAAATGTGTGAAAACAGAGAACTGGTTTGTGAGGTGGACCTTGGAGACATGTCTCCAGAGGGCAAATTTGCTGGCTTAGAGTCCGTATTCCACGCTATAGATTATATGTACATGGGGAAAAACATTGGAAAAATTGTAGTTGAATTACCTCACTCTGTCAACAGTAAGCTGTAA